One stretch of Pandoraea oxalativorans DNA includes these proteins:
- a CDS encoding AMP-binding protein, with protein MSGIFHPIDGVTYCAPDLAQRYFASNAWYDITLGDALRASAARVPERPAYLSDEATLSFATLDQRSERLGAALLELGLRPGDRAIFQMGTNVDTVVALMGAYKAGVVPVCAVPQYREVEIGQLASQSNARAYFVQADFSAFDLVGFARQMMDRHASVEHLLVARGRVGHEAVAGSRAIDRLIDDMPLERARAVLADIQIGSEDVLSFQLSGGTTGVPKIIPRFHAEYIGHSLAWMRHIGMTEHSRMIWSLPLLHNAGQLYVLASTVASGMTTVLMPRVDIARMLTLIEMHRVTHGLSIGPVAPQMIAYKDIAKHDLTSLQLFGTMSRADSLEAHLGVPCFNLYGTTEGLLMGAGAHLAPDLRHHTQGLSGCEDDEIRVLAPGTDTPVEDGTPGELCFRGPSSLRGYFNAPEATAQTLTPDGFVRTGDMVTAKVIDGVRCFAFEGRLRDNINRGGEKIGCEEVEAFVSHHPAVADAKLVAMPDPVFGERACVYLVLRPGQPAPSVGELGAFLVSHGLAKFKCPERIEIIDEFPVTRVGKVDKASLRSAIAGRVASETALAASARPQPAREDA; from the coding sequence ATGAGCGGTATTTTTCACCCTATCGACGGCGTGACGTACTGTGCGCCGGATCTGGCGCAACGCTACTTCGCGTCGAACGCCTGGTACGACATCACCCTCGGCGATGCGCTGCGCGCGAGCGCCGCGCGCGTGCCTGAACGCCCGGCCTACCTCAGCGACGAAGCCACGCTGAGCTTCGCCACGCTAGACCAACGCAGCGAACGGCTCGGCGCAGCGCTCCTCGAACTGGGGCTGCGCCCCGGGGACCGTGCCATCTTCCAGATGGGCACGAACGTCGATACGGTCGTGGCGCTGATGGGCGCGTACAAAGCAGGCGTCGTACCCGTGTGCGCCGTGCCGCAGTACCGGGAAGTGGAGATCGGCCAACTCGCGTCCCAATCGAACGCCCGCGCCTACTTCGTGCAAGCCGATTTCTCGGCGTTCGACCTCGTCGGCTTCGCCCGTCAGATGATGGACAGGCATGCGTCGGTCGAGCATCTGCTGGTCGCGCGCGGCCGTGTCGGGCACGAGGCCGTCGCCGGTAGCCGCGCCATCGATCGGTTGATCGACGACATGCCGCTTGAGCGCGCGCGCGCCGTGCTGGCCGACATCCAAATCGGCAGTGAAGACGTACTGAGCTTCCAGTTGTCCGGCGGCACCACCGGCGTGCCGAAGATCATCCCGCGCTTTCATGCGGAGTACATCGGTCATTCGCTCGCGTGGATGCGTCATATCGGCATGACCGAACACAGCCGCATGATCTGGTCGCTGCCGTTGTTGCACAACGCAGGGCAGTTGTATGTCCTCGCATCGACGGTCGCCAGCGGCATGACGACGGTGCTGATGCCGCGCGTCGACATCGCCCGCATGCTCACGCTGATCGAGATGCATCGCGTCACGCACGGCTTGTCGATCGGGCCGGTCGCGCCGCAGATGATCGCGTACAAGGACATTGCCAAACACGATCTGACGTCGCTGCAACTCTTCGGCACGATGAGCCGCGCCGACTCGCTCGAAGCGCACCTCGGCGTGCCGTGCTTCAACCTCTACGGCACGACCGAGGGGCTGCTGATGGGCGCAGGCGCGCACCTTGCACCGGACCTTCGCCATCACACACAGGGGTTGTCCGGCTGCGAAGACGACGAGATCCGCGTGCTGGCGCCCGGCACCGATACGCCGGTCGAGGACGGCACCCCGGGCGAACTCTGCTTCCGTGGCCCGTCGAGCCTGCGTGGCTACTTCAACGCCCCCGAGGCCACGGCGCAGACGCTCACGCCCGACGGCTTCGTGCGTACCGGCGACATGGTGACGGCGAAGGTGATCGATGGCGTGCGCTGCTTCGCCTTCGAAGGACGCCTGCGCGACAACATCAACCGGGGTGGCGAGAAGATTGGCTGCGAGGAAGTCGAGGCGTTTGTGAGCCATCACCCCGCCGTGGCCGACGCCAAACTCGTCGCCATGCCCGACCCGGTCTTCGGCGAGCGCGCCTGCGTCTATCTGGTTCTGCGCCCGGGCCAGCCCGCGCCGTCCGTGGGCGAACTCGGTGCGTTTCTCGTGAGCCACGGGCTGGCGAAGTTCAAGTGCCCCGAGCGCATCGAGATCATCGACGAGTTTCCCGTGACACGCGTGGGCAAGGTCGACAAAGCGTCGTTGCGCTCCGCGATTGCGGGACGCGTCGCGTCGGAGACCGCCCTGGCGGCGTCCGCCCGGCCCCAGCCTGCCAGGGAGGACGCATGA
- a CDS encoding acyl-CoA thioesterase has product MISTEHVVSEHPFVVRRRVKWGDCDPAGVVYTVTFSEYVISIAELFYGSLFDGTPQAVKNHHGFGTPTRALDFDFRRSLWPDDVFDVTVEVTDIRTRTFTLTMTARKDDGDIAFIARLTPICIQRGVRESIEMPDVLRAALDQYRTRCAAASTSAATAPAFAGEPTP; this is encoded by the coding sequence ATGATCAGCACCGAACATGTGGTGAGCGAGCACCCGTTCGTCGTGCGTCGCCGCGTGAAATGGGGCGATTGCGACCCGGCGGGTGTGGTCTACACCGTGACGTTCTCGGAATACGTGATCTCTATCGCCGAGCTGTTCTACGGCTCGCTGTTCGACGGCACGCCGCAAGCCGTGAAGAACCATCACGGCTTCGGCACGCCCACCCGCGCGCTCGACTTCGACTTTCGCCGCTCGCTCTGGCCGGACGATGTCTTCGACGTCACCGTCGAAGTCACCGATATCCGCACGCGAACCTTCACGCTGACGATGACGGCGCGCAAGGACGACGGCGATATCGCCTTCATCGCCCGCCTCACGCCGATCTGCATTCAGCGCGGCGTGCGCGAATCCATCGAAATGCCCGACGTGCTGCGCGCAGCGCTCGACCAATACCGAACCCGCTGCGCTGCGGCTTCCACCTCTGCTGCCACAGCCCCAGCTTTCGCCGGAGAACCGACACCATGA
- a CDS encoding MFS transporter codes for MDKHDTLHTSVDVRDFINAAPVSRFQILISTMCFLIVALDGFDIAIIGFIAPHIRGEWQLSMVSLGPLFSAGLLGLMVGAFCSGPMADRIGRRRVLILSVAWFGAASVGAALAPNVAWLIALRFLTGLGLGGAMPNAITLTSEFSPERRRGTLLTLMFCGFSLGSALGGVVTAYLVAGVGWRGLLAIGGLLPLALVPVLWFTLPESVRFLAIRGGTQAQIAATLRRVAPSHVVTGQTYSAADDRLPSSPVVQLFHRDYRRGTLLLWLAFFMSLLLLYLLINWLPILAERSGLTLKQASMFAGLLQGGGVLGAIVLGVLIDRFHPYKVVAVAYLLGAASLASLALTDSAVWLAAGIFITGFCVSGSQVCANVIASAYYPTSNRATGVAWALGIGRIGAVAGSFGGALLLAAGWSNAGLFTILAIPAMLAALGILLAGTKHRPATQAPDAVSAPSPTALS; via the coding sequence ATGGACAAGCACGACACCCTGCACACGTCAGTCGACGTGCGGGACTTCATCAACGCGGCCCCGGTGTCGCGCTTCCAGATACTGATCAGCACGATGTGTTTCCTGATCGTGGCGCTGGACGGATTCGACATCGCCATCATCGGTTTCATCGCGCCGCATATCCGCGGCGAATGGCAGTTGTCGATGGTGTCGCTCGGCCCGCTGTTCAGCGCGGGCCTGCTGGGACTCATGGTCGGCGCGTTTTGCAGCGGACCGATGGCCGACCGGATCGGACGCCGCCGGGTGCTGATCCTGTCCGTCGCGTGGTTCGGCGCGGCGAGCGTCGGCGCAGCCCTCGCGCCGAATGTCGCGTGGCTCATCGCGCTGCGATTCCTCACCGGTCTCGGGCTGGGCGGTGCGATGCCCAACGCGATCACGCTGACGTCCGAATTCAGTCCCGAGCGACGTCGCGGCACACTGCTCACGCTGATGTTCTGCGGGTTCTCGCTCGGCTCGGCGCTGGGCGGCGTGGTCACGGCGTATCTGGTGGCCGGAGTCGGCTGGCGCGGGTTGCTGGCGATTGGCGGACTGCTGCCACTCGCACTCGTCCCCGTGCTGTGGTTCACACTGCCGGAGTCGGTGCGCTTTCTCGCGATCCGGGGCGGCACGCAGGCGCAGATCGCCGCGACGCTCAGGCGCGTGGCGCCCAGCCATGTCGTGACCGGCCAGACATACAGCGCCGCCGACGACCGCCTGCCGTCCTCGCCCGTCGTGCAACTGTTTCACCGCGACTACCGTCGCGGCACGTTGCTGCTGTGGCTGGCGTTCTTCATGAGCCTGTTGCTACTGTACCTGCTCATCAACTGGCTTCCGATTCTCGCGGAACGTAGCGGGCTGACGCTCAAACAGGCGTCGATGTTCGCCGGTCTGCTGCAAGGCGGCGGCGTGCTGGGCGCGATTGTGCTGGGCGTGCTGATCGATCGCTTCCATCCGTACAAGGTGGTCGCGGTGGCCTATCTGCTGGGGGCTGCCTCGCTGGCGTCGCTGGCGCTGACCGACAGCGCGGTCTGGCTCGCGGCGGGCATCTTCATCACGGGATTTTGCGTGAGCGGCTCGCAAGTCTGTGCGAATGTAATTGCGTCGGCGTATTACCCGACGTCGAATCGGGCGACGGGCGTGGCGTGGGCGCTGGGTATCGGCCGCATCGGGGCCGTCGCGGGATCGTTCGGCGGGGCGCTCCTGCTGGCAGCGGGCTGGAGCAACGCCGGGCTGTTCACGATTCTGGCGATACCGGCCATGCTCGCGGCGCTCGGCATTCTGCTCGCAGGGACGAAGCACCGCCCGGCGACGCAGGCACCGGACGCAGTCAGCGCACCATCGCCGACTGCACTGTCGTGA
- a CDS encoding ABC transporter substrate-binding protein, which translates to MNTKQLTTSLGSLALALALGTGAAGTSFAQSNDQFIALADYRVGPYGANGQSFYGGFIDYLQYVNLKNGGVNGVKLTWEECETEYNNAKGVECYERLKGKNPVTKGTAYHTMATGISYALIDKTATDQVPLVMMGYGRTDAVDGTVFPWAFPLVTTYQMQASAIIKFLADKNGGSLGGKKIVFLYHDSAYGKEPIVAMQAESKIHKFNLIEIPVAHPGNEQGAQWLRIRQENPDYVVFWGWGVMNQTALKAAQKVGYPREKIIGSWWAGSEEDTIPAGPAAKGYMSATWNVAGKQVPLIADIEKVVYGAGKGNMQDPSKVGSVLYNRGVSAAVATVEALNTAQNKFGKGKVSTPVQVRWAFENLNIDAARLKALGATGLLPDIKTSCEDHEGSGKVRIQQWDGAKWVMVSDWIEGNRRLIHPLFEASAKQYAKEKGITPACFKG; encoded by the coding sequence ATGAACACGAAACAGTTGACGACATCGTTGGGCTCGCTGGCGTTAGCGCTGGCGCTCGGCACGGGGGCAGCGGGGACGTCGTTCGCGCAGTCGAACGATCAGTTCATCGCGCTGGCTGACTATCGCGTTGGCCCCTATGGCGCGAACGGGCAGTCGTTCTACGGCGGTTTCATCGACTATCTGCAATACGTGAACCTGAAGAACGGCGGCGTAAACGGCGTGAAGCTCACGTGGGAAGAGTGTGAGACGGAGTACAACAACGCCAAGGGTGTGGAGTGCTACGAGCGTCTGAAGGGCAAGAACCCGGTGACGAAGGGCACCGCCTATCACACGATGGCGACGGGCATTTCCTACGCACTGATCGACAAGACCGCGACCGATCAGGTGCCCCTGGTCATGATGGGGTATGGGCGCACCGACGCGGTCGACGGCACCGTGTTCCCGTGGGCCTTCCCGCTGGTGACGACCTACCAGATGCAGGCGTCCGCCATCATCAAGTTCCTCGCCGACAAGAACGGCGGCTCGCTGGGCGGCAAGAAGATCGTGTTCCTGTACCACGACTCGGCATACGGCAAGGAGCCGATTGTCGCAATGCAGGCCGAATCGAAGATCCACAAGTTCAACCTGATCGAGATTCCGGTGGCGCACCCGGGCAACGAACAGGGCGCGCAGTGGCTGCGCATTCGTCAGGAGAACCCGGATTACGTCGTGTTCTGGGGCTGGGGCGTGATGAACCAGACGGCGCTCAAGGCCGCGCAGAAGGTCGGCTATCCGCGCGAGAAGATCATCGGCAGCTGGTGGGCGGGCTCGGAAGAGGACACGATCCCGGCAGGTCCGGCCGCCAAGGGCTACATGAGCGCGACGTGGAACGTGGCGGGCAAGCAGGTGCCGCTCATCGCCGACATCGAAAAGGTGGTCTACGGCGCAGGCAAGGGGAATATGCAGGACCCGTCGAAGGTCGGCTCGGTGCTGTACAACCGTGGCGTTTCGGCGGCCGTGGCCACCGTCGAGGCACTGAATACCGCGCAGAACAAGTTCGGCAAGGGCAAGGTCTCCACGCCGGTGCAGGTGCGCTGGGCGTTCGAGAACCTGAACATCGACGCGGCGCGCCTGAAGGCGCTGGGTGCAACGGGCCTGCTGCCGGACATCAAGACGAGCTGCGAGGACCACGAAGGCTCGGGCAAGGTCCGTATCCAGCAATGGGACGGCGCGAAGTGGGTGATGGTGTCCGACTGGATCGAAGGCAATCGCCGTCTGATTCACCCGTTGTTCGAAGCGTCGGCCAAGCAGTACGCCAAAGAGAAGGGCATTACGCCCGCTTGCTTCAAGGGCTGA
- a CDS encoding branched-chain amino acid ABC transporter permease, with amino-acid sequence MFYREAGQFKTSYVADSQIFPIRQDRIAVCSLLVVAFGILPWIASEYWLTAILVPFLVFSLAALGLNLLTGYAGQLSLGTAAFMAVGAYASYNFQLRIEGMPILASFALGGVCAALVGIAFGLPSLRIKGFYLAVATLAAQFFVLWVLTKFPWLSNNSSSGVITAQKISVFGVDVDTPVRKYLFVLGVVTLMALIAKNLVRSHIGRAWMAVRDMDVAAEVIGIPLMRVKLLAFAVSSFYCGVAGALYAYCYLGSVEPDGFSLDLSFRILFMIIIGGVGSILGSFLGAAFILLLPIFLDSTLPTIATVLHLPFTNATVSHIQLMVFGGLIIFFLIAEPHGLARLWQIAKEKLRIWPFPH; translated from the coding sequence ATGTTCTATCGCGAAGCCGGGCAGTTCAAGACATCCTACGTCGCCGACAGCCAGATTTTCCCGATCCGGCAGGACCGGATCGCCGTTTGCAGCCTGCTCGTCGTGGCCTTCGGCATTCTGCCGTGGATCGCTTCCGAGTACTGGCTGACGGCTATCCTCGTGCCGTTCCTCGTGTTCTCGCTGGCGGCGCTGGGGCTGAACCTGCTGACGGGCTACGCAGGGCAACTGTCGCTGGGCACGGCGGCGTTCATGGCCGTGGGCGCTTATGCGTCCTACAACTTCCAGTTGCGTATCGAGGGGATGCCGATCCTGGCCTCGTTCGCGCTGGGGGGCGTGTGTGCGGCGCTCGTGGGCATCGCGTTCGGTCTGCCATCGCTGCGCATCAAGGGCTTCTACCTCGCGGTGGCCACGCTTGCCGCGCAGTTCTTCGTGCTCTGGGTGCTCACCAAATTCCCCTGGCTCTCGAACAACAGTTCGTCGGGCGTGATCACGGCGCAGAAGATCTCGGTGTTCGGTGTGGATGTGGATACGCCGGTGCGCAAGTACCTGTTCGTGCTGGGCGTGGTGACGCTGATGGCGCTTATTGCGAAGAATCTGGTGCGCTCGCATATCGGCCGCGCGTGGATGGCCGTGCGCGACATGGACGTCGCCGCCGAGGTCATCGGCATTCCGCTCATGCGAGTCAAGCTGCTCGCCTTCGCCGTGAGTTCGTTCTACTGTGGCGTGGCGGGGGCGCTTTACGCCTACTGCTACCTCGGCTCTGTGGAGCCGGACGGCTTCTCGCTCGACCTGTCGTTCCGCATCCTGTTCATGATCATCATCGGCGGCGTGGGCAGCATCCTCGGCAGCTTTCTGGGCGCTGCGTTCATCTTGTTGCTGCCGATCTTTCTCGACAGCACGCTGCCGACGATTGCCACCGTCCTGCATTTGCCGTTCACCAACGCCACCGTCTCGCATATCCAGTTGATGGTGTTCGGCGGTCTCATCATCTTTTTCCTGATTGCCGAACCGCACGGGCTGGCGCGGCTCTGGCAGATTGCCAAGGAGAAGCTGCGCATCTGGCCCTTCCCGCATTGA
- a CDS encoding ABC transporter ATP-binding protein, with the protein MEASLRVNNIEVIYDHVILVLKGVSLIVPEGKIVALLGANGAGKSTTLKAISNLLHAERGEVTKGTIDYRGERVEQLTPNGLVKRGVIQVMEGRHCFGHLTIEENLLTGGYVRHASRSAQQHALERIYAYFPRLKTRRKSQAGYTSGGEQQMCAIGRAMMAQPSMILLDEPSMGLAPQIVEEIFTIVRDLNQRENVSFLLAEQNTMAALRYADYGYILENGRVVMDGDATSLRDNEDVKEFYLGIAKDGASSTGSFRNVKSYRRRKRWIA; encoded by the coding sequence ATGGAAGCGAGTTTGCGCGTCAATAACATCGAAGTCATATACGACCACGTCATTCTGGTGCTCAAGGGCGTGTCGCTGATCGTGCCCGAGGGCAAGATCGTGGCGCTGCTCGGAGCCAACGGCGCGGGCAAGAGCACGACGCTCAAGGCCATCTCGAACCTGCTGCATGCGGAGCGCGGCGAGGTGACGAAGGGCACCATCGACTATCGCGGCGAACGGGTCGAGCAACTCACGCCCAATGGGCTGGTCAAGCGCGGCGTGATTCAGGTGATGGAGGGGCGTCACTGCTTCGGGCATCTGACCATCGAAGAGAATCTGCTGACGGGCGGCTACGTGCGGCACGCGTCGCGCAGTGCACAGCAGCACGCTTTGGAGCGCATTTACGCGTACTTCCCGCGTCTGAAGACACGGCGCAAGTCGCAGGCGGGCTACACCTCCGGCGGCGAGCAGCAGATGTGCGCCATCGGGCGCGCCATGATGGCCCAGCCGTCGATGATTCTGCTCGACGAACCGTCGATGGGGCTCGCGCCGCAGATCGTCGAGGAGATTTTCACGATCGTGCGCGACCTGAATCAGCGCGAGAACGTCAGTTTCCTGCTCGCGGAGCAGAACACGATGGCCGCGCTGCGCTATGCGGACTACGGCTACATCCTCGAGAACGGGCGGGTCGTGATGGATGGCGACGCGACGTCGCTGCGCGATAACGAGGACGTCAAGGAGTTCTATCTGGGCATTGCCAAAGACGGGGCGAGCAGCACAGGGAGCTTCCGCAACGTCAAGAGCTACCGGCGGCGCAAGCGCTGGATTGCCTGA
- a CDS encoding maleate cis-trans isomerase family protein, protein MTQTPFRIGQIVPSSNTTMETEIPAMLRAREQILPERFTFHSSRMRMHRVVKEELAAMNLQGLRCAAELADARVDVMSTACLVAIMAMGPGYHRQVEEDLRRVARENHCDAAIMTSAGALVAGLKTLGARKVSLMAPYMKPLTQAVVEYIEHEGIEVIDALSFEIPDNLEVGRRDPMQLLDDVKRLNTANADAVVLSACVQMPSLPAIQLAQDRLGLPVTSTAVSTVRQMLDHLGLAPVVPNAGALLATGHEALSARVA, encoded by the coding sequence ATGACGCAAACGCCCTTTCGCATCGGACAAATCGTGCCCAGCTCCAACACCACGATGGAGACCGAGATTCCCGCGATGTTGCGCGCCCGCGAGCAGATCCTGCCCGAGCGTTTCACGTTCCATTCGAGCCGCATGCGCATGCATCGCGTGGTGAAGGAAGAACTCGCCGCAATGAACCTTCAGGGCCTGCGCTGCGCCGCCGAACTCGCCGATGCCCGCGTGGATGTGATGAGCACGGCCTGCCTCGTCGCCATCATGGCCATGGGGCCGGGCTACCACCGTCAGGTCGAGGAGGACCTGCGACGCGTGGCGCGCGAGAACCATTGCGACGCCGCCATCATGACCTCTGCGGGTGCGCTCGTCGCCGGTCTGAAGACGCTGGGAGCGCGCAAGGTCTCGCTGATGGCGCCCTACATGAAGCCGCTCACGCAAGCCGTGGTCGAGTACATCGAGCACGAAGGGATCGAGGTCATCGATGCCCTGTCGTTCGAAATCCCCGACAACCTCGAAGTCGGCCGTCGCGACCCGATGCAGTTGCTCGACGACGTCAAACGCCTGAACACGGCCAATGCCGATGCCGTCGTGCTCTCCGCGTGTGTGCAGATGCCGTCCCTGCCTGCCATTCAACTGGCCCAGGACCGGCTCGGCCTCCCCGTGACGTCCACGGCCGTCAGCACGGTGCGGCAGATGCTCGACCACCTCGGCCTCGCGCCCGTGGTCCCGAATGCCGGTGCGTTGCTGGCCACCGGGCACGAAGCGTTGTCCGCGCGCGTCGCCTGA
- a CDS encoding FAD-dependent monooxygenase codes for MKIAVIGGGPAGLYFSLLMKQRHPEDDIVVHERNAANATYGWGVVFSDIALAFLKDADEAFFRKFTAHHTRCDHMEIVHRGVPVRLSNNHFSRTSRIDMLHVLQQACADAGVEVCYESHVTDPAQLPDADVIVAADGVNSEVRTRMAEHFGPSFDERRNKFAWYGTSRTFHPVSLIFRQTPHGVFMAHAYQYSPERSTFLVEVDPDTWQRCGLDTATEDESRAFCEQIFADDLQGHSLLTNRSHWFQARVVSNARWSHGNVVLLGDALRSVHFSLGSGTRMAMQDAIALFEALSANRSDVPAAFAAFEQSRRSASDRFQDAARRSLDWYESVDTRMHLDPVRFAYDYMLRTGRVTHEDLRARDPEFVAQVEAATTPAHAA; via the coding sequence ATGAAAATCGCCGTCATCGGTGGCGGGCCTGCCGGCCTGTACTTCTCGTTGTTGATGAAACAACGTCATCCGGAAGACGACATCGTCGTGCACGAACGCAACGCTGCGAACGCCACTTACGGCTGGGGCGTCGTGTTTTCCGACATCGCCCTCGCTTTCCTCAAGGACGCGGATGAAGCGTTCTTCCGCAAGTTCACGGCGCATCACACGCGCTGCGACCACATGGAGATCGTGCATCGGGGCGTGCCCGTGCGCCTGTCCAACAACCACTTCTCGCGCACGTCGCGCATCGACATGCTGCACGTGTTGCAGCAAGCCTGCGCCGACGCCGGTGTGGAGGTGTGCTACGAAAGCCACGTCACCGATCCGGCGCAGTTGCCCGACGCCGACGTGATCGTTGCGGCCGACGGGGTGAACAGCGAAGTGCGCACGCGCATGGCGGAGCACTTCGGCCCGAGCTTCGACGAGCGCCGCAACAAGTTCGCGTGGTACGGCACGTCGCGCACGTTCCATCCCGTGTCGCTCATCTTCCGGCAGACACCGCACGGCGTGTTCATGGCGCACGCCTATCAGTACAGCCCTGAGCGCTCGACGTTCCTTGTCGAAGTCGATCCCGACACATGGCAGCGCTGCGGGCTGGACACCGCGACCGAAGACGAAAGCCGCGCCTTCTGCGAACAGATCTTCGCCGACGACCTGCAAGGCCATTCGCTGCTGACGAACCGCTCGCATTGGTTCCAGGCGCGCGTGGTGAGCAACGCGCGCTGGTCGCACGGCAATGTAGTGCTGCTGGGCGACGCGTTGCGCAGTGTCCACTTCTCGCTTGGCTCGGGCACCCGTATGGCGATGCAGGACGCTATTGCGCTGTTCGAAGCGCTCAGCGCGAACCGCAGCGATGTGCCCGCCGCCTTTGCGGCCTTCGAGCAGAGCCGTCGCAGCGCCTCGGACCGCTTCCAGGATGCCGCCCGGCGCAGCCTCGACTGGTACGAATCCGTCGACACCCGCATGCATCTCGACCCGGTGCGCTTCGCCTACGACTACATGCTGCGCACGGGGCGCGTGACGCACGAAGACCTGCGGGCGCGCGATCCCGAATTCGTCGCGCAGGTCGAGGCCGCGACCACCCCGGCGCACGCCGCCTGA
- a CDS encoding phenylacetate--CoA ligase family protein has protein sequence MNDYFDTLEIRAPEVREKALLAALPAQVSHARSHAAYFSDALSDIDASEIDSRDALAGLPVTRKSDLAAFQVRHPPLGGLNATPVSGLAHVYQSPGPIYEPDGRGSDWWRFARAMYAAGLRPGDLVYNTYSYHFTPAGMMIETGAARLGCCVFPAGVGQTELQLEAIRHLKPGAYAGTPSFLKILIEKGEAAGAHLTCIRRATLSGEALPPSLRAWFNGRGITARQLYGTADLGLIAFESDAQAGLIVDENVLVELVEPGGTKPVPDGEIGEVVVTNFNPDYPLIRFATGDLSSVEAGISPCGRTNMRLKGWLGRADQTVKVRGMFVHPGQIGEIGKRYPELVRLRLRVEGRVGDDRMRLLCETNDTPPEGLAARLQETLRDVTRLRGEVDFVAVGSLPTDGKLVEDARAYD, from the coding sequence ATGAACGATTACTTCGACACGCTGGAAATCCGTGCGCCAGAGGTTCGTGAGAAGGCGTTGCTGGCGGCGCTTCCAGCGCAGGTCTCTCATGCCCGCTCGCATGCCGCCTACTTTTCCGATGCACTGAGCGATATCGACGCCAGCGAGATCGATTCGCGTGACGCGCTGGCCGGGTTGCCCGTCACGCGCAAATCGGATCTGGCGGCGTTTCAGGTCCGTCATCCTCCCCTGGGTGGGCTGAACGCCACCCCCGTGAGCGGTCTCGCGCACGTCTACCAGTCCCCCGGTCCGATCTACGAGCCGGACGGGCGCGGCAGCGACTGGTGGCGCTTTGCACGGGCGATGTACGCGGCGGGGCTGCGGCCGGGCGATCTGGTCTACAACACGTACTCGTATCACTTCACGCCCGCTGGCATGATGATCGAGACAGGGGCGGCACGGCTGGGTTGCTGCGTGTTCCCCGCTGGCGTGGGGCAGACCGAACTCCAACTGGAAGCCATCCGGCACCTGAAGCCGGGCGCGTACGCGGGCACGCCGTCGTTCCTGAAGATTCTGATCGAGAAGGGCGAAGCGGCCGGGGCGCACCTCACTTGCATTCGTCGCGCGACGCTGTCTGGCGAAGCGTTGCCGCCGTCGCTGCGCGCGTGGTTCAACGGCCGGGGGATTACGGCGCGTCAGTTGTACGGCACGGCCGATCTGGGGCTGATCGCTTTCGAGAGCGATGCGCAGGCGGGTCTGATCGTCGACGAAAACGTGCTGGTGGAACTGGTCGAACCGGGCGGCACGAAGCCGGTACCCGACGGCGAAATCGGCGAAGTCGTGGTGACGAACTTCAATCCGGATTACCCGCTGATTCGCTTCGCGACCGGCGACCTGTCGTCGGTGGAGGCGGGCATCAGTCCTTGCGGTCGCACGAATATGCGTCTCAAAGGCTGGCTCGGGCGGGCGGATCAGACGGTGAAAGTGCGCGGCATGTTCGTGCATCCCGGGCAAATCGGTGAGATCGGCAAACGCTACCCGGAGCTCGTGCGGTTGCGTCTGCGCGTGGAAGGTCGGGTGGGGGACGACCGCATGCGTCTGCTGTGCGAGACGAACGACACGCCGCCGGAGGGACTGGCGGCACGTCTGCAAGAGACGTTGCGCGACGTGACGCGACTGCGCGGTGAGGTGGATTTCGTGGCCGTCGGGTCGCTGCCGACCGATGGTAAGCTGGTGGAGGATGCTCGGGCTTACGATTGA